The Malus sylvestris chromosome 3, drMalSylv7.2, whole genome shotgun sequence genomic sequence gtcatcaaaaagtttaatttagtacccatttattacttatacatatcaattaaagactcaaaagcatcattatttttttagtctcaTATTGataaggttagtaaataagaaaaaacacctcacaattcatacaaaaacactttaaaagttcagatggaaaacaaaactcatattTATCTACTTGTAAACCCagagtttttttgtttcattctcacgatacaaaataaattagtttttcgaTGTTTCTAAATGattaagtttgaagtgtttttctaagtataattttatcgatACCTTAcatgtgaaaacaaataattttcttatattaaATGAGGGCACATTTTGTAGCATTGCTCTGAgcctcaaaaatctctagaCCAGCCCTGTGCTCGATGGCAACTAATCATAGCTGTCACAAGTTTGCCTCAACGTCAATATGATCTCTGCCACTTAAGTACTgaggggcaaaaaaaaaatgtaactataacgaaaagctcctgatactgtttactttaatgaaaaaccacatttttacactaaaaagtcaatcctggtactattcactttgccttttattttgtctctatcgttaaaactcagagttttcaagtcattttcattagttttcttgaagaaaaaaaaaatgtgtacgGATGAAGAATAAAGTTTTTTCAAAcattttgttatttgaacctactaACCTTCCAGTTTTGAAAACTAAGCATGTCGTAGAAACTGAAAAATCGATACATGCATATATACTAAATTGATACTTAGTGGTGGTATGACACATAATTCCATATACTAGTGGTAACCAGGGTAAGCTGAAAATGTAGTCATACACTAGTCGTAGCTAATGTAAGCTGAATAATACAGTCATACACTAGCAGTAACTAGTGTAACCAATCATGTCATTACTCTTGGTGTACCAGACCGTGTTCCCGTAACACTGAAACATCTAAACGAATTCAATTATTTTCCACTCTTCCAAACTAGAAGAAAGACAATCCTTCATAGTTTTTGTTAAACCCACCACAAATCTGCCCCTACTTCGAAAGTTAACCAAACACCTCCAATTCCAATTACTTTTCACATGATCTTCAACGAAAACAGTTCACACAAATATCATAGCCTCATAAATTAGACGAGTCGGATTAAAAACAAGAATCTAAATTTAACCCAAATCTGTAATTGACAAATTTAAGGAACCACTTACATAGAAATGAAGCCGAAGAGAAGAGGATTAAACTTCTCTCTTGGCTTAAGGTCGAGTTCCGATGAGTTTGGCCGGACTTCAAGTTTTCTGGCGAGATTTGCTCCCTTTCTCGCCTTTCTTCTGCCTTGTGTGGTGTTTTTTGGGGGAAATCGAGGTCACAAAACGTGTTGGGCTCGACGAGGGCTAAGACTTTGATATAAGACTTGTCGAAAACGGTGACCAAATGAAGGAGATGTGAAGATTTGAGTTTGGGAAAGCAAAACGGAGAAGGAAATGAAGAAACATCGGCTGTACTTCTGGGTAAAGCTGGTTCTACACGCATGGAGGACGAAGATGCAAGTTGATAGGATTTAGAAGGTTTCTTCGAAATTACTAAATTACCCTTTGATTTGGAAAGTTTAAAAATTTCTCTTTCGGACTCCAAATTCTAATCCGTTTACGCTCACGCATTCGTGACGACAAATACTACAAGTACAAGTTTACATAATAAGTTATAAGTGTCACGCCACGATGATCAATGAAAGTCAACATTCACCCAATCAAGGACGTTTTGTCATTTACGAGGATTAAAATACCCTAAAATTAGGGATGGCTCGCAACACTACATGCTCATTTGTCATTATATGGGATGACACAAAAGATAGATGCGTTATATCAAAAATGATGTTGTGactaaaaatttgaatttcgtTTAATATTCTAGTAATAAGGTATATTAGAATCAAACCAGCACTATAATACGCAGGCATGATTACATTTTGGCCACTGCATTAAAGCGTCATTTGCAGTAttgtatacaacaacaacaacaacaacaaagccttttcccactaagtggggtcggctatatgaatcctagaacgccattgcgctcggttttgtgtcatgtcctccgttagatccaagtactctaagtcttttcttagagtctcttccaaagttttcctaggtcttcctctacccctttggccctgaacctctgtcccgtagtcacatcttcgaaccggagcgtcagtcggccttctttgcacatgtccaaatcatcagagccgattttctctcatctttcctacaatttcggctactcctactttacctcggatatcctcattcccaatcttatcctttctcgtgtgcccacacatcccacgaagcatcctcatctccgctacacccattttgtgtacgtgttgatgcttcaccgcccaacattctgtgccatacaacatcgctggccttattgccgtcctataaaattttcccttgagcttcagtggcctacgacggtcacacaacacgccggatgcactcttacacttcatccatccagctcgtattctatggttgagatctccatctaattctccgttctcttgcaagatagatcctaggtagcgaaaacggtcgctttttgtgatcttcgctagattgctccggtcattagtgtggataagtatataaatggatagagataggaaagcaaacacaagatgtacgtggttcacccagattggctacgtccacagaatagaagagttctcattaattgtgaagggtttacacaagtacataggttcaagctctcctttagtgagtacaagtgaatgattttgtacaaatgacattaggaaatattgtgggagaatgatctcgtaatcacgaaacttctaagtatcggagtgtggtgtcgtcttgacttgccttatctgtctcataggtagatgtggcatcttctctgaaagtacttttcctccatccaggggtggtatctttaactggtggagatgcacaaggtaatgtatcaatttcacttgaagcttacttgtagtctcaggcttggtcaagcgcgatacaaaccatgtagtaggagtcccccaagtcgccgagctagggggtctgctgaaagaggtgacagacaaggtaagcaatcagagctccgactgattgttcaccttctccccatcttgcagcagcatgaaggataaagagaagaaaaatgagaagagatgatatgagatacttttgcttttgaagaagtaactttccacaggcttattcttgaactgagctggagggttttctggtttcctccagagtataaggccgactgaagaatttgagggtcaaaacaagtccatcaaatctagagtacgttccaccctactaatatgggatacttttgcttttgacagagtaatgggtgtatcggcacgtgtgctgttacgcttgtctccacatgcttccttgtatccttcgcacttgccctatctgttcctcaagcagatgcagaatcttccctggaaacataagatgttgaagatgagtactcgagagcaatgccaggtaagtaatcaggtaaggggttccaggcagtcagttcctggctggaagcttgattccaagtgctgactgattgctctctttctccttgtcttgcaggtaaaaacaaggccaaaggaaaagacagggaaaaagcatgatatgagatactcttgcttttaaccctgatgatatgagatattcttgctctagtatagcttgtttgcagaggtattatcggggggaaagaaagctgaatatttcgaaaggcttcgttgggagtgccctttcagatatgatgaagggttgagcatttttgcaggtctgcctgtccgttggggatggaggtcgacatatataggagtctccctaacaacaagtagtaatgctattcctttaccctgcttggtcatagcacggtagtaggagctgccagttgcaatggtactgttcctttaccctctcttcgcttttgagaaagtagtcatgttgggagtctggctctcgagattcggaggacggtgcctcttcgattttggagcaagcaatcttgttgggagtgttttctcgaaagtgagtaaaggttgggcatgtttgctagtctaccttgccacgaagcacaaaggttgacacacaaggactttccaattatccagcagtggtactgttcctttacccttgtgggtaataatatggtagctagaccttcaacatttatgtgtctaaactttgttagtgctgtttctttgctattcttttacctttcttggtcagagcgatgtagtgggagctgcaagcttcacgtgctcaactttggcagagaactttggcaaagttatctgtggtacccatgagctattgttgcgtgtgggaagtgggtgattgaacagtaagattcatgtgctttctacttcaccagaagtcttcgacagaatgcccataatttctgcaaagctgagtgtgcgtgtgacaggtgctgacaaggctagaaaagtaggtgcctcttcgatttctgagatcggccctcgtggtctctgagcagcccagcttttgagaaagcgagcgcctcttcgattgattcggagaacgatgcctcatcgatttttgagaaagcaatcatgctgggggtctggctctcgaagattcggggagcagtgtctcttcgatttttgagaaagtaatcacgttgggagtctggctctcgagattcgaagggcggtgcctcttcgattttggagcaagcaatcttgttgggagtgttttctcgaatgtgagtaaaggttgggcatgtttgctagtctaccttgccacgaagcacaaaggttgacacacagagactttccaattatccagcaatggtactgttcctttaccctctcttcgatttttaagaaagtagtcatgttgggagtctggctctcgagattcggaggacggtgcctcttcgattttggagcaagcaatcttattgggagtgttttctcgaaagtgagtaaaggttgggcatgtttgctagtctaccttgccacgaagcacagaggttgacacacagggactttccaattatccagcagtggtactgttcctttacccttgtgggtaataatatggtagctagaccttcaaaatttatgggtctaaactttgctagtgctgtttctttgctattcttttacccttcttggtcagagcgatgtagtgggagctgcaagcttcacgtgctcaactttggcagagaactttggcaaagttatctgtggtacccatgagctattgttgcgtgtgggaagtgggtgattgaacagtaagattcatgtgttttctacttccccagaagtcttcgacagaatgcccataatttctgcaaagctgagtgtgcgtgtgacgggtgctgacaaggctggaaaagtaggtgcctcttcgatttctgagatcggccctcgtggtctctagggagcccagcttttgagaaagcgagcgcctcttcgatttctgagatcggccttcgtggtctttgagcagcccaacttttgagaaagcaaatgcctcttcgatttctgagatcaaccctcgtgatctctaagcagcccagcttttgagaaagcaaacgcctcttcaatttctgagcaggcgcctcttcgatttctgaagctccgtcgagtgcagatttttatagaggctgacattaagttccaaagcacacttgaatctccaccagtagaagcttcattcttgcacttctaagatcttgatttgtccgacctcttctctcttcaacacctttgaaaatgtctggcccctccgaccgtcgttttgacttgaaccttgttgaagaggcagccccgccttctccagacaacatatggcgcccatccttcgactcccctactggtcctcttaccgttggggattccgtgatgaagaatgatatgaccgctgcggtggtggccaggaaccttctcactcccaaagataacagactactttccaaacggtctgatgagttagctgtaaaggattcgctggctctcagtgttcagtgtgcaggttctgtgtctaatatggcccaacgcctatttgctcgaacccgccaagttgaatccttggcggctgaagtgatgagtctcaaacaggagattagagggctcaagcatgagaataaacagttgcaccggctcgcacatgactatgctacaaacatgaagaggaagcttgaccagatgaaggaaactgatggtcaggttttacttgatcatcagagatttgtgggtttgttccaaaggcatttattgccttcgtcttctggggctgtaccgcgtaatgaagctccgaatgatcaacctctgatgcctcctccttctagggttttgtccagtactgaggctccaaatgatccccctccggtgccttctctttctggggctctaccgactgctgagacttctcctaagcaacctttgtgaaggctccgtcttgtgtgtttattttgactcatgtatatgtacatatttgtagctgatcggggatatcaataaataagctttccttcatttcaacgtattgtgttaaatacaccaaagccttcttcgctaagttctttgaattttcttttgttgaagcttgtatgttgaagctttctgagtggagcatgtaggttggggtagtgttcccttaatttcccgagtgaggaaaacttctcggttggagacttggaaaatccaagtcactgagtgggatcggctatatgaatcttagaacgccattgtgctcgatcctgtgtcatgtccttcgttagatccaagtactctaagtcttttcttagagtctcttccaaagttttcctaggtcttcctctaccccttcggccctgaacctctgtcccatagtcgcatcttctaatcggagcgtcagtaggccttctttgcacatgtccaaaccaccgtaaccgattttctctcatctttccttcaatttcggctactcctactttaccccggatatcctcattcctaatcttatcctttctcgtgtgcccacacatccaacgaagcatcctcatctccgctacacccattttgtgtacgtgttgatgtttcaccgcccaacattctgtgccatacagcatcgccggccttattgccgtcctataaaattttcccttgagcttcaatggcatacggcggtcacacaacacgccggatgcactcttccacttcatccatccagcttgtattctatggttgagatctccatctaattctccgttcttttgcaagatagatcctaggtaacgaaaacggtcgctttttggtatttcttgatctccgatcctcacccttaactcgttttggcctccatttgcactgaacttgcactccatatattctgtctttgatcggcttaggcgaagacctttagattccaacacttctctccaaaggttaagctttgcatttaccccttcctgagtttcatctatcaacactatatcgtctgcgaaaagcatacaccaaggaatatcatcttgaatatgtcctgttaactcatccattaccaacgcaaaaaggtaaggacttaaggatgagccttgatgtaatcctacagttatgggaaagctttcggtttgtccttcatgagttcttacggcagtctttgctccttcatacatatcctttatagcttggatatatgctactcgtactcctttcttctctaaaatcctccaaagaatgtctcttgggaccctatcatacgctttttccaaatctataaagaccatgtgtaaatcctttttcccatctctatatctttccatcaatcttcgtaagagatagattgcctccatggttgagcgccctggcatgaacccgaattggttgtccgaaacccgtgtctcttgccttaatctatgctcaatgactctctcccagagcttcattgtatgactcattagcttaatacccctatagttcatgcaattttgtacgtcgactttgttcttgtagataggcaccaaagtgctcgttcgccactcatttggcatcttcttcgttttcaaaatcctattgaaaaggtcagtgagccatgttatacctgtctctcccaaaagtttccacacttcgattggtatattgtctgggcctattgcttttttatgcttcatcttcttcaaagctacaaccacttcttccttccggatatACGTTAATAGTAAAATCCTTTCAAAGACCTACTCGTAATAACGAACTTGCAAAATAGAGACCAATGAATTAGAGGTACACCATTGCGGTAGGTCACAAAAAGCCAAACATAGGACAAgtcatattatatatacatcaacCCTTTGCAAGTGGtttaaattaaagaaataaaaactagATTCATATATTATAGCATCCCAAAAGCACTTCTAACATGATCAACATTGTCAAGGATAACTTTCAGTACCTACACTCTTCCACGCAAGATGCCTCAGCGAGCTTGTATTGTTCAGCACCCACAAAAGAAGCTCCTCGAAGATTTGCTTCAGAAAAAGTAGAACTACCCAAATACGCATTGTCAAAGGTAGCACCTTCAGCATCAGCGTAGTTGAAATTAGAATCATTAATTTTTGCACCTGAGAAACACACTTGTCTCAGACATGTATAACTGAAGTCAACATATGAGAGGTCCAGTTTTGAAAGATTAAGGCCAGAAAGATTAACCCCTCGAAAACTATGCATACAACTGCTCCACCACTTCCTTGAATGTATGTAGTTGATAACCTCAGCACGGGTAAAATCTGCATCCAACTTCTTATCTTCCTTACTGTTCAGGACATCAAGTATTCCATCAACTAACCCTAGTAGTTGATAGTACTTTGCCTCCTTAACAACTTCTGCATATTGGGAAGCTTCTAATTTAGGAATCTCACCATCTCTTAACCAGTTAAGAATGTGCCGAAAATGTTCGCCATCCCTATCGATAAAAACATATCCCTTCTTATCTTGGCGCAAAGTGTGTCGACCGCTAAACATTGCAGCAAGCATGGAGTCGGGTTGACGCTGAGTTAGAGTATCAACGGTGGTGGAAAACTT encodes the following:
- the LOC126616645 gene encoding FH protein interacting protein FIP2-like; the protein is MAEDCDSSSLVHLNVGGKKFSTTVDTLTQRQPDSMLAAMFSGRHTLRQDKKGYVFIDRDGEHFRHILNWLRDGEIPKLEASQYAEVVKEAKYYQLLGLVDGILDVLNSKEDKKLDADFTRAEVINYIHSRKWWSSCMHSFRGVNLSGLNLSKLDLSYVDFSYTCLRQVCFSGAKINDSNFNYADAEGATFDNAYLGSSTFSEANLRGASFVGAEQYKLAEASCVEECRY